One window of the Clupea harengus chromosome 20, Ch_v2.0.2, whole genome shotgun sequence genome contains the following:
- the LOC105898149 gene encoding olfactory receptor class A-like protein 1: MEPELLTRGLLYLFLTVLGIPGNSVVIWAFLQLAYFERQLLPADAIVLHLASANLIVVGVRCLLESLATFRLSNVFSDTGCKAVIFVYRTSRSLSIWLTFVLSAYQCLSTAAPGSRWAALRALAARSLGGIFLVLWLLNTSLSSAAILFSLGSRHNSSFMQHDINVQFCFVRFPSQLSRDANGAVQVSRDVVPMTLMTTASLIILVFLYRHSHQVKGLRSSTSRGGGPSAEQRAAITVVSLVTLYVIFYGVDNGLWVYTLTVKRTMRSSMVSDLRIFFSSLYAAVSPFVIIVSNKKVNRLLRCGLEKKLLQSTDTGLSTV; encoded by the coding sequence ATGGAGCCTGAGCTACTGACCCGTGGATTGCTCTACCTGTTTCTCACTGTGTTGGGTATCCCTGGCAACAGCGTCGTGATCTGGGCATTTCTACAGCTGGCTTACTTTGAGCGTCAGCTCTTGCCAGCCGATGCCATTGTGTTACACCTGGCTTCCGCCAACCTGATCGTGGTGGGGGTGCGCTGTCTTCTGGAAAGCCTCGCCACCTTCCGGCTGTCTAACGTCTTTAGCGACACTGGGTGCAAGGCGGTCATATTTGTGTATCGCACATCCCGCTCCCTCTCCATCTGGCTGACATTTGTGCTGAGTGCATACCAGTGCCTCAGCACCGCTGCCCCGGGCTCCCGCTGGGCTGCCCTCCGTGCCCTCGCTGCCAGGAGCCTGGGTGGCATCTTTCTGGTGCTGTGGCTCCTCAACACATCCCTGAGCTCGGCGgctattctcttctctctgggtTCAAGACACAACTCGAGCTTCATGCAGCATGACATTAATGTGCAGTTCTGCTTCGTGCGCTTTCCCTCACAGCTTTCCCGCGACGCCAACGGAGCAGTGCAGGTGAGCAGAGACGTGGTGCCCATGACTCTCATGACTACAGCCAGTCTCATTATTCTGGTTTTCCTCTACCGCCATAGTCACCAGGTCAAAGGGCTccgcagcagcaccagcagggGAGGAGGCCCCTCGGCAGAGCAAAGGGCAGCCATTACAGTGGTTTCCTTGGTGACCTTGTATGTCATATTCTATGGTGTGGACAACGGGTTGTGggtgtacacactcacagtaaagAGAACTATGAGGTCATCGATGGTGTCCGACCTGCGCATATTCTTCTCTTCATTGTATGCTGCCGTTAGCCCCTTCGTCATCATCGTCTCGAACAAGAAAGTCAACAGACTGCTGAGGTGTGGACTTGAAAAGAAGCTTCTGCAGAGTACAGACACAGGTCTTTCCACTGTTTAA
- the psma5 gene encoding proteasome subunit alpha type-5, with the protein MFLTRSEYDRGVNTFSPEGRLFQVEYAIEAIKLGSTAIGIQTSEGVCLAVEKRITSPLMEPSSIEKIVEIDTHIGCAMSGLIADAKTLIDKARVETQNHWFTYNETMTTEAVTQAVSNLALQFGEEDADPGAMSRPFGVALLFGGMDEKGPQLYHMDPSGTFVQCDARAIGSASEGAQSSLQEVYHKSMTLKDAIKSSLTILKQVMEEKLNSTNIELATIEPGKTFHMYSKEELEDVIKDI; encoded by the exons ATGTTCCTGACAAGGTCCGAGTATGATAG GGGAGTAAACACCTTCTCTCCAGAGGGACGGTTGTTTCAAGTGGAGTATGCTATTGAGGCCATCAAG TTGGGGTCCACAGCCATTGGCATCCAGACCTCAGAAGGAGTTTGTCTAGCGGTGGAGAAAAGGATCACCTCTCCCCTGATGGAGCCCAGCAGCATTGAGAAGATTGTTGAAATTGATACTCACATAG gctgTGCCATGAGCGGTCTGATTGCTGATGCCAAAACACTTATAGACAAAGCAAGAGTGGAAACGCAG AACCATTGGTTCACTTACAATGAAACCATGACTACTGAGGCGGTGACGCAGGCCGTGTCCAACTTGGCACTGCAGTTTGGGGAAGAAGACGCTGACCCTGGAGCTATG AGTCGCCCATTTGGTGTGGCACTCCTTTTTGGAGGCATGGATGAGAAAGGACCCCAGCT ATACCACATGGACCCATCAGGCACTTTCGTTCAGTGTGATGCAAGAGCCATTGGCTCCGCGTCGGAGGGCGCCCAGAGCTCGCTGCAGGAGGTCTATCATAAG TCCATGACATTAAAAGATGCCATCAAGTCCTCCCTCACTATCCTGAAACAAGTTATGGAGGAGAAACTGAATTCCACAAACATTGAG CTCGCTACAATTGAGCCTGGAAAGACCTTCCACATGTACTCAAAAGAAGAGCTGGAAGATGTCATCAAGGACATTTGA